GTCCTTGTCTTTAGGTCACTTTTCTCTACCACCCCACCAGCCTTCTGATCACTCAGTTCTTTGCATTGAACCTACCAAACCTGGAATTACTGACCagctgtcttagtctgttcggaCCGCTACAACAGAATAACGGAGAACAGGTGGTTTTTAAACAgcaggcatttatttctcagttctggaggctgggaagtccaagatcaaggcaccagcaaattcagtgtctggtgagggcctgcttcctggttcataggaggccatcttctcactgtgtcctcacatggtggaaggggcgagggagctctctgggaccTCTTTTATGGagtcactaatcccattcatgagggctgtgccctcataacctaatcacctcccaaaggccccgcctcctaacaccatcacactggaggctagcatttcaacatgtggattttgaggggacacaaacgttcagaccACAGCATCAGGCTTCTAGTTCCGGCCTTAGCTTACTGGTTAGAGCAACCTGAGCTCTGCAGGCCATCACCAATGCATTTCATCCAATCGGTGGTGGGAATGTCTTATGGAGTTTCTCCTTGATTGAACTGAATGTTCAAACTTTATATCCAAAATCCTTGGGGTAAGCCTATGAAGCAGACACAGCCTTGGGGCACATGCTTGTTTGTGTGTTAGGCAGTGAACACTACAGACAAGTCTCTCTGACTGAAAACGGAGACAGGGATCATTTGCAATAGAGAGAAAACCAACTCAAGCCAGTTTAGGTACAGAATGACATTTCTCAGCCCAAGTATCTGAGGTGTCTAGAAATGTGGCTGCTTCAAGAGGCTTGGACCAGTGATTCCGACATCATCAAGACTCTCTTTCCATATGCTTCCCTCTGGGTGTTCATTTTGTTCTCCACTCTGCAGACAGGCTTTCTCTGTGTGATGGAGAATGTGGCCCAAAGCAGCACCAGCTTCGTTTCTTTCCAAGATGAGGCCCCTGAGGCAAGATCCTAGTTCTAAATGGAAATATCCTGGGAAAGAATTGTGATTGGTCCAACAGGAGCTGCATGCTCCCACCTCCACTAATCACTTTGGCCAGGCCAGTTTCAATCAAAATAGACAAGGCCTGGGCTGAGCACCCAACCTGTGGTAAGGGGGAGGTGGCAGTGTGATTGGCAGACTCAGAAGATGATTTTgatgggagatggggagagaggtaGACTAAGAAAGTAGCAGCTGTTCATTCCATAATGGAACCAGCAGCCGGATTTGCTGTACATATTTCATTGCTGATCAGTCAGCATGTAACAAGGGTTGGTTAATAGTTAACTGGCTGTAGGCGTGCAGACACTCAGAGAGTCTGGGTGAGAAAGCAGGgccagggagcaggaggaaaTGATCTCCCTTGGACTGGAGGTGGGAAGGAGTGCTCTAGAAGCGGAGGTTTCCTCTGACACTCAGTGTCCAAGAGGGTAAACTCTGGGATATGTATacgtaaatatacatatatttacatatatatatataatggatatataatatatatttctttccagaGGTGGTGTGGAGTAGGGCCAGAGCAAAGGTTGAAATCACCCAGTGGAAATTAGACTCCTATCACTCACTCCTTCAGGACCAGAAACACCGTTAGCATCTTCTCTGAGTTCTACAGACACTAACACATCCTATTTGTAAAGGATGATTTGAGTACTGCCTGATAAACTTGAGGAGGTCAAGGATGAGGGTCTCTTAAGTCTTCTTGTCACTGACTTTGGGGCTTGGATTGCTAGATGGGCCCTTTCACACTCTCCCACTCAAATCCCAGAGATTAGATAAAGCTGCCCAGACTCTCTGGCAGCTGAGAatatgtatattctgttgttcCCCACTCTCACCTCACCCCCTTACTTTGCATTTTATGAGGCCTTGAacctccctgccacctcccaaAGCTCCACCCCACACATGGTTACCTAACTCAACTCATTACTTAAGAACAGATCAGGTCTCAGCTCTTCCTGGAACCCActgctgtttcttctcttccacGTCCTCAGCACCCACTCCCCTTTGCCTACGTAGGGCTGGAGGCTCTTTCTACCTACAGTAGCGTGAGCATCACTTTTGCTGTACGCATTTCACTGTTCTGTGTCCTTTATCGATTTCTTTATCTCAGTTGACTGTGTGTGTTTTGAAGTACAGAAGCAATTAGAGATCATTAGTTTCCTAATCCTTAGTGTCTTGCCCAGAGACCAGCAAAGAGTAAATGCTAATAAATACTTGCTGGATGATGGAAGAAATGCACAGAatgtactttaaaagaaaagtgaatacaAAGAAGTTACTCCTTAATTATTGACCTGGCCCACTTACAGTTAAGCAGAATAACATTCATGGTTCATTTCGAGTGAAAACACAGAAGCCATATTTTCTTAGTGTCATTACCACTGTCAAGAAGAAAACCAAGGTCATAACAGATTCTTCCTAGATTGTATTAAGAAATTAATGTAGCTTAATCACACACAATTTGCTTTCTAGGTTAACTAAGTAATATGAAAGGGCAATAATTTTCTTTGGAACTAGTAAGTATAATCTGCATATACGTGCTTTTGAGAATAATTTAATATGTTACCTTCAACATGTGTCTATAGTctatgtcattattttaaatataaaagaaagatccTTAGAAGTTCTCATAACCAAGAGGTTATGAGATtgacttctccttttttctttttttgcaaatgtGCACCACGATGTTTTAAGTAAGGCAAACCATGAGTGTGCAAGTTGTGGTTATACCAGATTTCGAACCCTGGGGAGGTGCATTAGAAGTGGTGGTCATTCTAATGAAACAACCAGGTAACATCAGGACAAGTTGGTTTGCAGCATCAAAACTATCCGTTTAAGTTTCTTTGTTCTTGGTAATCAGAGGTCCTGCGTTGTCTCCAATCTCTTCTGGGTGTTTTGTGTAAGACTCATCATAGAATGGGAACTTTTCAGACCTCCAGTAATGGCAGGACACAGCTTTATCTCCCAAATCCTCCATGCAAAAGCAGGTACTATCCTGGGGATGTTTTGCTGGCTATGAAGACTTACCGTAGATTTGTTGCAAGGATCTTTAACGTGAAACCTGTTGTAAGCTAGATGACCAGTCACAGCTGTCCCAGCGGCCATGGAAATGCTGTGATCCATTCGACACATACTCTGGAACTGGAAGCCTGACTCATGGTCCTGCCACTTACAAAGCATGTGTACAGGACACTGAGCAGAAATGtattcctccccacccacccccgcaAACCCCCAGAACAGTGACTTTTGGTATTTATTAGTAAATTCAAAGCCAGCTTGTGtgcaaaaattcaaattatttgacAACAGTTAAATAATTCTTCCATGCTTGCTGCCTTCCACTAGGCATTCTGTGAATTTTATTCTCATGGTTAACGATAAACAGTCATGTCTGATCATGACCTTATATAAACAGATATCTAGGATTTGAATAGAAGAATCTTAATAAGGTTGTTCAGCTTTGCCCACAGCCGGTGATTGACAAACCCAGAATGGAGGCAGAGGCTCAGGGTGCTTTAAGAGGAATCTGTTGTTCCTACCTCTTTTTACCCAGAGctcagaaaggaggaggaaaaggatagCATCTTTTTCGTGGCGTCTGgtagtctgctggggctgctatGTCAAAGCATCACcgactgcgtggcttaaacaataggagtgtgttttctcacagtgctggagtcTGGAAGTttaagatcaaggtgtgggcaggttcgctttctccccaggcctcctgctcgGCTTGTAGGTGACcatcttcctgctgtgtcctcacgtggtctttcctctgagCGTGCGCACCCCCCGgcgtctcttctttttcttataaggacatcagtaatgttggattagggcccggctgtattatctcatttaacttcaattacctctttaaagcccttatctccaaatatagccacatttaggggttagggcttcagcgtATGAATTTTTTTGAGGGACACAATCATTCTATAACACGGCCCTGgctcttttattttgttgccaATGGCAGTAGAAGAGCCTTTGTCTGCCATGGGAGCAGGCCAGGCCAGAATAGTCTCTGCTAGGGCTGTCTGAGTAGATGAGTAGGGAGAGGGAGGCCAGCAATGATGCTGTTTCTTGCTCAAATTTTTGTCCACTCAGTTGGGTATAGGCCGGAGACCAGCAGTGCTAGCTGCCGTGCGCCTCGCTCGGCCTCCAGGACCTCCACACTCCTTCctgctttctgagcctcagctgctgACAGTTGGCTTTTACTTCATTAAAGTCCACATCTTTTCTGGAATTATCTCCGGCTCACAACTTTTATCTATAGTTTTATTTAGTGCCCTTCTCTCCCTACTCTCAGGTCAGTTACAGGCCAACCTCATTTATAGATGTTCATAATAGTCTCTAACTTCACAGTTTTTACAAGTGACAATTCGTGTTCATAAATAATATTCTCAGAGTAGTTCTGGACTGGAAATTGGACCATTGTGGGTAATGTGGATGGTCAAGGGAAAGTCTTCTAATAAGTTAGGATTTGCCCTTGAACCCTCTTTCCTCACCAGCCACACAAGCAGCAGTATCAACATCATGTGTGGGATTAACCCGCGACCTGGCAAAAGCAAGAAGGATTCAGTTTCATACATAGTTCAAGGTAGGgagctgtttgtttatttgtgtatttacttatttacggGTGACTCACTGTGCAGTGCTCTATAGAAGCAGTGGTAGTTAGTAGAATGTTCATGGGCTTCTAATTTGGTCAGTCTGAGTTTGAATATTGGCCCTGAGAAGTTAAAAAATTCGGAGTCACACCAGCCCCTGAGTGGCAGGGTTTGGGGGTGGCACTGGTCGTGCCAGGGTGAATCCTAACCTCGTAGACCCTGGGTGGCAGATGTGCCGGGTGAATCCCAATGGAGACCTTACAGTCACTGCGGGGCTCCCAAGGCTTAGAAAAAGGCCCCTTTTgcctttaaaatggaaaatctgaTGTTTTCACCGTGAATATTAATGAATAATTGCCAGGGTGGCCAGTCCTGGCTTCGCTGCCTTGAAGAACGGCCAGCTCTGTCTGGGAAGTGTAGCTTTTACTCTGCTGGCCTTGGGCCTGGCTGACATTAGGAAGGTTCTATCACCGTagtgaaaggagaaaacagatgtTGGAGATGCCCCATATTTGTTACAGTGAATGTGAGGTTCCCCTGAAGGAAAACGGTGTTTCCCAGCATCATTTCCTCTGAGAAGAGATGGGTGAGCTCTACGATAGGAAATGAGAACTCAAAAGAAGGCCTTAATCTTAGGCGAGAAaggaaatttctcttctttctgtgagtagacagagaagagagcaCCCCAACTGTGGGCAGGTAAGCTGCACTTTCAAGAGTTTGACAAACAGCTGTAGCAGGGAGGGGATCTAATCCCCATAAGATGTACTTGAGGTTCTTCAGGGAACGTGTGTCTACCAGGAGTTGAAGTTATTCTTTGTATGGCAACTCTTTTCTGTTGTACAAAAACTTCGaggactatattttaaaaagttgcacTTCAGTATCACTGTGGGGCATTGTGGGAAAAGTCCTTGCCTTCCTTAGGCTGACGCTGTAGTAAAGGACCAGTAGGTTGAGGAAAAGTGGGCTTTAAATTGAAGGGGGAGATATGTAGCAGAGAGGAATATGTTAAAAAACTAGAATAGGGGTTCATGCCCTTGTAACTTGGGCAATAAAAGGAAGTGCGACCTGGGATATAAGGAAGTGTATTCTGGGATATAATACGacatttacatctttattttatgaatgaataaatggatgctCACATATAGATAAATGATttgttcaaggccacacagctaaaaAGTGCCAGAACCAGAATGCCAGCCTAGGAGCATCAGGCCTGAATTTCTATACTCTTAAACTGTATATCACAGTTCTCAGAAATATGGCTGCGTCTCTAGATTAGCATCATCTCCTTTGCCTAACAGTCTCATAGCTATCTGTGCCCTCAAAACTCTCTAACCTAGTGCCGTCCAATGTGGTAACCACTAGCCGCATGggactattgagcacttgaaatgtggctcgtATGAATTGAAATGTATTGTAAGAGTATTACACATAGCAATTTTAAAGACTTAGTacaaggggctggccttgtggcagagtggttaagttagcgtgctctgcttcagcagccaggggttcaccggttcggatcctggacacggacatggcaccgctcatcaagccatgctgtggcagaatcccacatggGGCAACTAGAGtcacttgcaactaggatatacaactatgtactggagctttggggaggaaaaaaaagaagaatattggcaacagatgttagcttagggccaatcttcctaaaaagaaaatgaaagtacaaaaaaagaatgcagaatgTCTCAATTTTTATACTGataatgttgaaatgataatgttttggaTTTActgcattaaataaaatgtattaatatttatcccacctatttctttttacttttttgaatgtGGCTACTATAAAATGCAGAATTACCTACACGGTTTGCGTTTGTGGTCTGCATTCCGTATCTATTGGAAGCACCACTCCACCTGCTGCCTCCTGTCCCAACGGGAATCTTGTTGGAAACACTTTGGCCCAGAATAGAAATCCTACACCTTCCCCCATGCACCCTCCTCCGTCTCCCCATTCCCTCATGTTCTTATCTTAAATGGATCCATGAATTAGGTTATGTTCTTCTGTGGAGAAGGTAGACTTGGTTCCCCCACATTCTATTTCGCATATGGTCCTTtcctccaaaatatatgaaaaaaagaaaatatgtctcCTGATATTTTCTTCCTATTGTCCCAAGGAAAGCACACCATATGAAAACCATAAATCCCGTTACAGAGGCCTAATCTGGGCCCTCCGTGGGCCAAATTCAATGCTGTAGTCACCGTTCCTGGTGCTCGCTTTCTTCTGGGTATGTAACCTAAAATTCCATCCCTTTCCAGCTCTATCTCCTCTGTGAGGCCCCCATGAAAATGATAACAGTATATAAACTGTAGGTGCTTAAACAGTATTTATTCCACTACTGATGCTGGAGGAAACAGTTCTatgtctcattttatagatagcaaagagagagaggaacttGGTGTTTTAAGGGAAAGACCCACATCCCTGCTCATCTGCTTCTTCCAACTCTAGTCATGGTGCTGGCAGTCTCTATGGTGGTGGTGCTGTTGGTGGGGAGTCAGTGGCTGAATCTTTGCTTTCTTTGGTGTCACTCTTGGTAGAAGTAGCAGTGTATGTAATCTTTCCTGTGATCTTGGGGTTGATGGTGGTGGAGTTCACAGGGATGGCACTTGGGATGGTGATGGTGTTGATTTTGGCAAAAGAACCGGTGCTTTTGATTTTGGacagagaagataaaatatgATGCTTTGTTTGCATCACAACACTAGAACTCTTGGTAGTTTTTAGCAGTTGTTGGGAGTTCTCTTCAAATATGTGGGACAGTTCATTTTTCATGTAACTTTTTATCACTTGAACCAGTTTTGGTCCAATACAACATCTTTTATTCTTGCATTGCTGTATCTCTCTTTCATTAGTGGCACAATGGTCTTTGCATCTCCCCAAACCCATTAAACATCTTCTCAAGCCAAAGTATTCtgcacaaagaaaagagaaagctacTGGGCTAAGACTCATACTAGATATGATGTTAAAACTGCTGGAGGGAAAGGACTAGAGTAAAAGGAATTTTGTTAAAGCTAAATTTTAAGTACAGTGTTTAAGGAAGTTAATGAATGCACCTAGCAAACCAAGAGAGTCTCTGTGCACCTCTGAAATCCAAAATAAATCTCCTCTCTAACCTCCCCCCACTGAGTAACTTTAAAAATCTAGGgcacataaaggaaaaaagaaatgggaaccCAATTATTTGCTTCAGGATAAGATTTTGGACCTCCAACTTAGCATCTTAGATACTTGTAGGGTACCGCTTTCTCTCCCCATGATCCTAGGAAATATCAAGAAGAGTAAAATCTGTCATAAAACTAATCCAAGACAGGAGTGCTGGCTTCTTGCCAAACCCAGCGGTCCGTGACCTTGCCCTCCTTGACAACTGCTTGACTTGTCATTCCTGGGGCATGGTGTTCTATCATTTTCAGCCTCTCTGGACACTCTGTCCCTCAGAGGTCTTATTCGTTATCATCGCTGTAACCTCACCTCTGTCGAGATAACTCCCACATTGTTATCTACAGCTCTGAATTCCCTGCTCAGTTTACTACCTCATCTTCGTCTGCTGGATGACTTTTCCATCCCTATGTCTCACCTTTTTTTCCAGATCAAGAAAGTTCTCCCTTATTCATCTTAACAATTCAACGAATTTTCCATAAAAAGGTATTTATGCAGCACCTGATGCTCACATACATTTCAACACTGTTTCTCACCAAAGACCAAACAGTAAAATTCTTGTATTTCAAGCAGCTATGTTGATTAAACCCACTATGCTCAGGTGAAATTTGAGGCTCATGGTGGCTAAGTGACTTTACCCAAGATGACACAGCCATACTTGCTTATGTTACCTCCCTTCTCCTAGGGTCCCAAgataaaaacattagaaatatcATTGACTCTTTGACTTTCTCTTCCCTGACCTATTGCCAGTTATTTCAAATAGCCAGGTGATTCTTGTGTTCTGAAATAAGTCtcaatatttctctcttcttttcaaaaGTAATGGCCAATCCTCTGGTTCAATCTTTTGCCTCAATGTGTTCCAAATGCTCTTAGGGGTAATTTGGAGGTTTCCAAGGAGACAGGCTGAGAGAAGGGATGAAGCTCTGTGAAGATCTGAAAAAGCTGAAGTGGAGAACATAGACCTGTTTACTGGATCCTAAGAGGATATTTTTTTGAGGCTGCAGGTAAGGACCTCCTCCTTATTACACCAAGGTAGAGAACTATAGGAACTTTTGCTTCAAGAGATGGTTTAAATCGGAAATAGAGCAAAAATGGAGCAGACTTGGGCTGAGTCCCAGACGATAGCTATGTAGAGGGCAGAAAGGCAGTTTTATGTGTTGGATAGTTTCTGAGTACGCAAAAAACACCCTGCTTTCTCTGTAGCTCCCTGTGTATCCCCGTCAGACAGTCTGGGGTTGGGGCCAATGGGGATGTGTGGGGGATGGTGCATGACTCATGCAATGAGTAAGCTCTTCAGCCACCTCTTTGGGCATCTcatctttcagcatttctttggGTTCCCGTCATCATGGCAGCCAAATCCCTGCTTCCTCACACTGACCCCTCTTAAGCCCAGATGCCACCTTACCTGTGTTCACCTGGTACTGAAGCACGAGGCTGGCAAAGATAGGAAAAAGGAGCTTCATAGCTGGGGGTCAGAGAGGAAGACTTGGATCTGGGTTGGGGTTCTTGAGCTCCAGCCTTTATTGGCCTCTTCATGGCCTTAGGCCATGAGCAGTGAAGTGCAGCCAAACTCACAGCAGTTGTGTTTTCTCCGATCCTGTCTGAGAACAGCCTTTCCTGAGAACCTCTATGCAGCAAATTCCCTACTCTTGATCCTGGGGCGAAATATAAGACACAGTTTACGAGAGAAAGTGCAGGCCCTTTATATCTCTCCTTCTTAATGTTGGAGCAGGGCAAGAGTAACATATTTGCTTGACTATTGGTCAGTCTAATTATGCCTAAGGCACTTGGTGTGTGAGAATCAGAAGAGCAGAAATTGCTATAACCAGGTATTCCTGGAGGATAGAGATTGTCTTTTTTGTACTGTCTCCAATGGCCAGCATGGGTACTGTATCAACATAAGAGCTCGGTATATGTTTGTCAAATGAGTTTGTGAGAGACACTTCTTGGcgtatctttaacttttttttgattgggatataattgacatataacactatattagtttcaggtgtacaacataatgattcaatatttgtatatacttggaagtagaattgttggatcatatggaagttccatttttaagtttttgaggaatctccatactgtttccatagtgactgaaccaatttacatttccaccaacagtgcacaagggttcccttttctccacatcctcgccaacacttactgtctcttgttttcttgataatagccattctaacaggtgtgaggtgatatctcatcgtggttttgatctgcatttccctgatgattagtgatgttgagcatcttttcttgtacgTGTTGGCCATCTATACAGATGACTTGaagatgatttttcttcttggaaaaatgtctattcagatcctctgcccattttttaattgcattgtgtttttttgctattgagttgtatgaattctttatatattttggatattaacccctcatcatatatgtgatttgcaaatattttctcgcattcaggaggttgttttttcattgtgttgatggtttcctttgctgtgcagaagctttttagttcgatgtagtcccatttgcttgtCTTCGCTTTTAGTGGATTTGacaatccaaaaaatcattgccaagacctatgtcaaggagcttatcatctatgttttcttctagaaattttatgatttcaggttttacattcaagtctttagtccattttgtgttaatttttgtgtatgttgtaagacagtggtccagtttcatttttttttaatgtggctgtccagttttcctagcactattaattgaagagactgtcctttctccattgtatattcttggctcctttgttgtaagttaattgaccatatatgcatggttttatttctgaagtctctattctttctctcccactgatctatgtgtctgtttttctgccaataccatactcttttgattattatagctttgtaatacagtttgaaatcagggagtatgatacctccagctttgttcttctttctcaaggttgctttcctatttggggtctttcgtggttccaaacaaattttaggattatttgttctatttttgtgaaaaatgccattggaattttggtagacattgtattgaatctgtagattgctttgggtagtatggacgtttttaACAATACCAActtttccaattcatgagcatgagatatctttccatttattcgcatcttcaatttctttcatcaatgtcttatagttttcagtgtacacgtCTTTCACCTCCtcggttaaatttactcctaggtattttacttttcctgatgaaattgtaaatggggttcttttcttaatttctctttctgaaa
The Equus przewalskii isolate Varuska chromosome 21, EquPr2, whole genome shotgun sequence DNA segment above includes these coding regions:
- the DEFB129 gene encoding beta-defensin 129 gives rise to the protein MKLLFPIFASLVLQYQVNTEYFGLRRCLMGLGRCKDHCATNEREIQQCKNKRCCIGPKLVQVIKSYMKNELSHIFEENSQQLLKTTKSSSVVMQTKHHILSSLSKIKSTGSFAKINTITIPSAIPVNSTTINPKITGKITYTATSTKSDTKESKDSATDSPPTAPPP